TCTCGACCCGGCGAAAAAAACGGTCGTGATCGTATCCGGGTCGCGCGGAGCCGAACCGATCAACGATGCAACGGTCCGCATGCTGGATTCAGTCGTCCAACAGAGGCAGTTTCAACTTGTGTATATTACAGGGAAAATCCATTACGACAAGGTGGCTGCCCAACTTCAGGCAAAAGGGTACGGACCGCGGACGGGCATTTTTCTCAAACCGTTTGTGTATGACATGCCCCCTTTGTTGGCCGGTGCCGATTTGCTGGTTTCCCGCGCCGGAGCGACGACGATCGCGGAAGCGACTGCACTTGGCATTCCGGGTATCTACATTCCGTCTCCCTACGTGACGAACAACCACCAGGAACACAATGCGAGATGGCTGGCGGACGCGGGGGCCGGCATGATGATCCGGGAGTCCGATTTGACTCCTGAACTGCTGTATCATACGATCTCTTCTTTGATTGAATCCCCATCGAAATTGCAAGCGATGAAAGAACGGAGCCGTGCGCTGGGAATTCCGGAAGCTTTGCCAAACATCCACCGCACGATTCTGGAGCTGATCAAATAGACAAACCGGTGGTCCGGCAAGGATCGGCTTCCCTTTTGTGTGACACGCCCGGGACCCTGCACTGCGGGTCCCGCCACCGTTTATAGGGGAGCTTGGGGCTTGTTTGGGCGCCTGTCACACATCTATGCTTCTCGCATAGTATAGGGTACGTAACCGCTGGGAGAGCGACCGGATTGACGGAGGTACGGTATGAACGCAAAAGATCTGCAAACGATTTTTCACGGACTCGACGTAGGAACCGTCACTTTCAACGAACCGCTATCCAGGCACACGACATGGAAAATTGGCGGCCCTGCCGATATGTTTGTGGTTCCGACCAAAGTGGAACAGCTTCAATTGTTGGCGAAAACGATCGGGGAACATCATCTGCCCTGGTACGTGATCGGCAGAGGTTCCAACCTGCTGGTGCGCGATGGCGGCATCCGTGGGGTGGTCATCAAGCTGGCGGACAATTTTGCGGACGTTTCCGTTACCGGCAACCGGCTGACCGCGCAGGCCGGACGTTCCTATGTCTCAGCGGCCAATACTGCGATTCGTAGCGGTTTGCAAGGTCTCGAGTTTGCGACGGGCATTCCGGGAACTGTCGGCGGCGCCGTGATGATGAATGCCGGGGCGCACGGAGGCGAAACGAAAGACGTGCTGCTCTGCGCCGACATTATTGAGGAGGATGGTTCGATCCGCACCCTGCACAACCGCGATTTGAAGTTTGCTTACCGGTACAGCATTCTGAAAGACCGGCCCCGGATCGTTGTTCGCGCCACTTTTCAATTGCAGCCGGGAAATACGGAAGAGATGTTGCAGAAAGTGCGGGCCTGGACCAGGCGGCGGCAAACCACCCAGCCTTTGCAGTTGCCAAACTGCGGATCGGTGTTTCGGAACCCGGAGGGCACCCATGCCGGTTTGCTGATTGAGCAAGCGGGACTGAAAGGCACCCGCATCGGCGGGGCGCAAATTTCGGAGCTGCACGGAAACTTTATCGTCAACCTCGACAAAGCGAAAGCTGCCGACGTGCTGGCCTTGATCGAACTGGTGCAAACGACAATCCGGGAACGAACTGGCATTACTCTCATCCCTGAAGTGCGAATCGTAGGTGAGGATTGACAACAGGAATTGACTCAGGGGGTGACGTGGTGGAACGATTTGCCATTGAGGGTGGCCAACCGCTCACTGGTTCCGTTCGGGTGCATGGGGCAAAAAACGCTGCGTTGCCGATCCTGGCTGCCAGCGTACTGGCAAAGGGAGAAAGCGTGATTCATGACGTTCCCGACTTGCAGGATATACAGGTCATGGAATCGATCCTGCGCAGTCTCGGGGCCCGCGTTACCAGACAGGGCCCGAGCATCTCGGTCGACCCGACGCCGATTCATTCCACAGAAGTCCCGGACGAATTGATGCGCCAGATGCGCTCCTCGATTTTTTTGATGGGGCCGCTCCTGGCCAGATTCGGTTCGGTGCGGGTGTCAAAACCGGGCGGCTGTACGATCGGAACGCGGCCGATCGATTTGCATCTGAAAGGGCTCAAGGCGATGGGCAGCCAGATTGATGAGAGCCACGGCTTTATTTTTTGCCGTGCCAACCGGTTAAAGGGCGCTTCCATCTACCTGGACATTCCGAGCGTCGGGGCCACCGAGAACCTGTTGATGGCTGCGTCGCTCGCTGACGGTACGACGATGATCGGAAACGCCGCCCGGGAACCGGAAATTGTCGACCTGGCCAATTTTTTGAACAAAATGGGTGCCAAAATCAAGGGGGCCGGCGAGGCGACAATCTATGTTGAAGGCGTCCCGGAACTGATGCCGGCCGAGCATACCGTTATTCCGGACCGGATTGTGACAGGGACTCTGCTGGTGGCGGCCGCCATCACCAAAGGCCGCATCCGGTTGGAAAACGTAAACGCGGATCACCTGGGTGTAGTGATGACGAAACTGCGGGAAACCGGTGTTGAAATCGAAGTGGAACGTGATATAATGACTGTAAAATCAAGCAATCGACTGACTGCGATTGATCGAATTCAGACTTCGTATTATCCCGGTTTCCCAACCGACTTGCAAGCTCCGTTCATGTCACTGCTGACGATCGCCAACGGCACGTCTGTGATCTCGGAAACGGTGTTTGAGGAGCGGTTAAAGCATGTGAGCGAGCTGCGGCGAATGGGAGCCCGGATTAAAGTAGACCTTCGCACCGCTTTTATCGAAGGCGTTCCGGAACTGACGGCAGCCAATGTCGAAGCGACCGATTTGCGGGCCGGTGCGGCGCTGGTACTTGCAGGCTTGGCGGCAAACGGAACGACGATTGTGGAGAACGCTCACCATATTGATCGCGGATACGAGCGGATTGAGCAGGTTCTCGGTTCACTCGGCGCCCGGATCACCCGGATTCGCGACTGAAGCCAAGACAAGAAGCGGCATATACTTCGGATATGCCGCTCGTTTTTTGGGGGCATCTGATGATTCTAGAACAGAGACGTACAGTTCCCGAACAAAAACGGAAGCGCAGCAGGAAAGCGCGGGTTCTGCTCGTGGTTTTTTTCGCGGGCGTGGCGGTCGCCGTTTTTTTTACGTCTCCGCTGTCGAAGGTGCGGACGGTGGAGGTGGTCGGCAACAGCCAAATCCCGGCCGAACAGATCCGCAACGCCAGCGGTGTAAGGGAAGGCATGAATTTCTGGGAAGTCAAGCCGGTGAATGTGGACAAACGGTTAAAGAGCCAATTTCCGCTGATTGCAAAAGCGGACGTGGAAGTCAAATTTCCCGGGAATGTGGTGATCGCCGTGGCGGAAAAGCCGGTTGCCGCCGCTCTCTACAGCCAGGGCTCCTACTACCGGCTGCTGAGCGACGGAACGGTGTTCGACGCAGTGAAGGAGATTCCCAATGGGACATTGCCTTTGCTGATTTCGGACAAGCCGCTGCAGATCGAACCCGGGAAGCAAATTCCCGACCCGGACGTCCAGAAATTTTGCGAGCAGATCGTCAAAGTGGATCGTTCGTTATTGGAACAGATCTCGAATTTTGTGATCCGACAGGGCAGCTTGTGGTCCGCGTGGACCAATTCCCCGCATCAGTTTGAGATTCGCTTTCCTCCCGGTGACATATCGACGACACTGACTGTATATATGAAATTCTGGAAGAAAGAATTGCAGAACAAAGTATCCGGCACGATCTACATCTACGGTCCGGACGAAGCCTGGTATGATCCGTCTTCCGCAAAACCGGAAAAGGAGTGAATCTGTTGGCCTCTGCGAAAAATCGGTTGATCGTTTCCCTGACGGTGATCTCCGTCACGTTGGGATTCATGATGGCGGTTCAATACAAAAGCACGCAAAAAATCAACGAACAGGTAGGCTGGGGTTCTTCCAACAAGGAGGTGCTCCAGGCAAAGGAAAAGCTGGCAGCGGTGCAAAAGGAAAACAAGGACCTGGAAAACCATCTCAACGAACTGAATAAACAACTGGTGGCGCTGGAGCAGGAAGCAGCCAGGCACGACACGTCAGATATTCAAAAACAGTTAGCGGAAGTCCGGATCTTGGCCGGAACCTCGCCGGTGAAGGGACCCGGCATTGTACTGACAATCGATGATAGCAAAAAAGAAAAATCGCCAAATCCGATCACGCACGACACCGATGTGATGCGAATTGTCAACGAACTGTTTCTGACCGGGGCGGAAGCGGTCAGCATCAACGGGGAACGGGTCGCCTCCGCTTCCGGCATCCTGTGCGTGGGGCCAACCGTGCGGGTGAATGACCGTTTGCTCACCCCCCCTTACAAAATCGAAGCGATCGGCGATCCGGCCACACTCATCAAGGGTTTGACGTTACGCGGCGGCATTATGGACGTTTTGCAACTGAAGGAACGGGGATTGCAGGTGCAAGGTCCGAAAGAAGTGGCGATGATCCAGATGAAAGGGTACTCGGGCGATCAGACGAAACTGTCGTCCAATCAGGACAAACGATAGCGAGGAAAATCAGTGAGAGAAACCAGACAGAAAGAGGGCTGGATGATGGGCAACCAGTCGATCAACAAGTTCAGATTGAGTCTTTTTGCAGTCAGCGTTTTGCTCGGCGTGATGCTGACCACCCAAATGACCTCCAATAAAAAAGAGCCGAATTTTGGTGGAGCGGACATTATCACGGTCAAAAACGCGCTTGCCTATGAAAGCAAACACCACGAGCAATTGCTGGAACAGATTCACGAGATGGAACGGAAAATCCAGGAGTATCAAGGGGCGGCAGGCAGCCGGGATGACGTGCTGAAAAAAATGAATGAGGATCTGAACAAGGCGAAGGTGGAAGCTGGCCTGATTCCGCTCGAAGGCAACGGGATTCGGATCGAGATCAAGGATGCCCCTGCTCTTTTCGGGATCGCTCCAAGTTCTCATATCTGGGATTACGAATTGCAGTTTCTGATCAATCTTCTGAAGGCGAACGGGGCGCAGGCCGTATCCTTTAACGGTCAGCGAATCGTCACCACCACCGGCATCCGCGAAGTCGGCGTACAGATGCAGGGAGACACGGTGATTCCCGGGATCATGCAGGTCAACTTCACCCCGGTGACGATGCCTTACGTGGTCGAGGCGATCGGTGATGTCGACAAGATGAAGGGGGCGGTCACCACCTACATGGGAAAAGATTTCTTCCGGATTGAGAAAGGGAAAGACCTGGTGATTACCGAATTTCGCGATGGCAACAAGCTGCGATTGCCAGCGTACACAGGCAGCGTCCATTACCAGCATGCGAAGGAAGATAAAGCGGAAGGAGCAGGTAAGTGATGATCTGGATCCCGATTGTCGGACTCGCTTTGGGGATTTCCCTCGGGCTGATTTTCAATATTACGGTGCCAAGCCAATACGCCAGCTTCATGTCGATCGCCATTTTGGCCGCGCTGGATACGGTGTTTGGGGGAATCCGCGCCAGTCTGGAGCGGCATTTCGACAGCGGTGTGTTTATCACCGGCTTTTTCTCCAACACACTGATGGCCGCTTTGCTGGCGTACATCGGGTCGGAGCTTGGGGTGGACCTCTATCTGGCTGCGGTGTTTGCGTTTGGCGTCCGCCTGTTCAACAACATTGCGACGATCCGCCGGCTGTTGATGCAAAAGAGCAGGGCAGGAAAATCGGCCGTCAAGTAAACAACTGGGTTGGGAGTTTTTCCGGACATTGTTTTTGAAGAAAGTTTCCAAGAAAAAAAGGGATTCGACACGTCGCGTTGAATCTAATTAGGTACAGGTTGTTTTTTCAGGTTAGGGAGGTGCCACTGCTTGACTAAAGGCGATATCATCGTCAGCCTGGATATCGGAACATCGAAAATACGGGCGATCATCGGCGAATACAACGGATCGACGCTGAGCATCATCGGTGTCGGGTCTGCTGACGGTGAAGGGATACGCAAAGGCTCGATCGTTGATATAGATAAGACGGTACAATCGATCCGCGAAGCGGTTGAACACGCGGAGCGGATGGTCGGAATCCGGATTGTGTCTGCATACATCGGCATTACGGGCAACCATATCGCGTTGCAACCGAGCCATGGTGTGGTGGCGGTCTCCTCCGCCGACAGGGAAATCGGCGAGGAGGATGTGGAACGGGTGCTGCAGGCGGCCAAGGTGATCGCTGTTCCGCCGGAACGCGAAATTATCGGGATGGTGCCAAAACAATACATCGTCGACGGCCTGGATGAAATCAACGATCCGCGCGGCATGATCGGCGTCCGGCTGGAGGTGGAGGGCTCGATCGTCACTGGTTCCCGCACGGTCATTTCGAACCTCCTGCGCTGTGTGGAAAGGGCGGGCGTGCAGAACGCCGGACTGGTTCTGATGCCATTGGCGGCAAGTTCGATCGCACTGTCCAGCGACGAGAAAAAACTCGGCGTCGTACTGGTCGATATGGGCGCCGGCCAAACGACCGTCTCCGTTTTTGAGAACGGAGTGTTGACCGCTTTGTCGGTGCTGCCTGTCG
This genomic window from Effusibacillus pohliae DSM 22757 contains:
- a CDS encoding DUF881 domain-containing protein yields the protein MRETRQKEGWMMGNQSINKFRLSLFAVSVLLGVMLTTQMTSNKKEPNFGGADIITVKNALAYESKHHEQLLEQIHEMERKIQEYQGAAGSRDDVLKKMNEDLNKAKVEAGLIPLEGNGIRIEIKDAPALFGIAPSSHIWDYELQFLINLLKANGAQAVSFNGQRIVTTTGIREVGVQMQGDTVIPGIMQVNFTPVTMPYVVEAIGDVDKMKGAVTTYMGKDFFRIEKGKDLVITEFRDGNKLRLPAYTGSVHYQHAKEDKAEGAGK
- the ftsA gene encoding cell division protein FtsA, which encodes MTKGDIIVSLDIGTSKIRAIIGEYNGSTLSIIGVGSADGEGIRKGSIVDIDKTVQSIREAVEHAERMVGIRIVSAYIGITGNHIALQPSHGVVAVSSADREIGEEDVERVLQAAKVIAVPPEREIIGMVPKQYIVDGLDEINDPRGMIGVRLEVEGSIVTGSRTVISNLLRCVERAGVQNAGLVLMPLAASSIALSSDEKKLGVVLVDMGAGQTTVSVFENGVLTALSVLPVGGDHVTNDIAIGLRTQTEVAESVKIRFGRAMVAGSSDEVTFKVPRIGSNVDKEFSQSDLASIIEPRMQEIFLMVRREIERMGYVKEIPSGYVLSGGVACMPAVDKLAEFELHAPIRIAVPEHLGVRDASFVNGVGIIQYAIRHYIRRTHAPNATPVERKSRFMDRVKGWFSEFV
- a CDS encoding small basic family protein gives rise to the protein MIWIPIVGLALGISLGLIFNITVPSQYASFMSIAILAALDTVFGGIRASLERHFDSGVFITGFFSNTLMAALLAYIGSELGVDLYLAAVFAFGVRLFNNIATIRRLLMQKSRAGKSAVK
- a CDS encoding cell division protein FtsQ/DivIB, which codes for MILEQRRTVPEQKRKRSRKARVLLVVFFAGVAVAVFFTSPLSKVRTVEVVGNSQIPAEQIRNASGVREGMNFWEVKPVNVDKRLKSQFPLIAKADVEVKFPGNVVIAVAEKPVAAALYSQGSYYRLLSDGTVFDAVKEIPNGTLPLLISDKPLQIEPGKQIPDPDVQKFCEQIVKVDRSLLEQISNFVIRQGSLWSAWTNSPHQFEIRFPPGDISTTLTVYMKFWKKELQNKVSGTIYIYGPDEAWYDPSSAKPEKE
- the murA gene encoding UDP-N-acetylglucosamine 1-carboxyvinyltransferase; this translates as MERFAIEGGQPLTGSVRVHGAKNAALPILAASVLAKGESVIHDVPDLQDIQVMESILRSLGARVTRQGPSISVDPTPIHSTEVPDELMRQMRSSIFLMGPLLARFGSVRVSKPGGCTIGTRPIDLHLKGLKAMGSQIDESHGFIFCRANRLKGASIYLDIPSVGATENLLMAASLADGTTMIGNAAREPEIVDLANFLNKMGAKIKGAGEATIYVEGVPELMPAEHTVIPDRIVTGTLLVAAAITKGRIRLENVNADHLGVVMTKLRETGVEIEVERDIMTVKSSNRLTAIDRIQTSYYPGFPTDLQAPFMSLLTIANGTSVISETVFEERLKHVSELRRMGARIKVDLRTAFIEGVPELTAANVEATDLRAGAALVLAGLAANGTTIVENAHHIDRGYERIEQVLGSLGARITRIRD
- the murG gene encoding undecaprenyldiphospho-muramoylpentapeptide beta-N-acetylglucosaminyltransferase; translation: MKIVVSGGGTGGHIYPALAIARYLAEKEQAEILYIGTERGLESDIVPRSGFAFRTIEVSGLKRSLSLDTIKTFVRLGKGLLQARRLLQEFQPDVAIGCGGYVVAPVIFTAKLLGIPTYIHEMDVLPGLTNRSLSRFADRIGVSFEGAVRHFSHVRQKVVVAGNPRASEVVRVTPEQVRKRKQELGLDPAKKTVVIVSGSRGAEPINDATVRMLDSVVQQRQFQLVYITGKIHYDKVAAQLQAKGYGPRTGIFLKPFVYDMPPLLAGADLLVSRAGATTIAEATALGIPGIYIPSPYVTNNHQEHNARWLADAGAGMMIRESDLTPELLYHTISSLIESPSKLQAMKERSRALGIPEALPNIHRTILELIK
- the murB gene encoding UDP-N-acetylmuramate dehydrogenase, with the translated sequence MNAKDLQTIFHGLDVGTVTFNEPLSRHTTWKIGGPADMFVVPTKVEQLQLLAKTIGEHHLPWYVIGRGSNLLVRDGGIRGVVIKLADNFADVSVTGNRLTAQAGRSYVSAANTAIRSGLQGLEFATGIPGTVGGAVMMNAGAHGGETKDVLLCADIIEEDGSIRTLHNRDLKFAYRYSILKDRPRIVVRATFQLQPGNTEEMLQKVRAWTRRRQTTQPLQLPNCGSVFRNPEGTHAGLLIEQAGLKGTRIGGAQISELHGNFIVNLDKAKAADVLALIELVQTTIRERTGITLIPEVRIVGED
- a CDS encoding DUF881 domain-containing protein — translated: MASAKNRLIVSLTVISVTLGFMMAVQYKSTQKINEQVGWGSSNKEVLQAKEKLAAVQKENKDLENHLNELNKQLVALEQEAARHDTSDIQKQLAEVRILAGTSPVKGPGIVLTIDDSKKEKSPNPITHDTDVMRIVNELFLTGAEAVSINGERVASASGILCVGPTVRVNDRLLTPPYKIEAIGDPATLIKGLTLRGGIMDVLQLKERGLQVQGPKEVAMIQMKGYSGDQTKLSSNQDKR